Proteins from a genomic interval of Oreochromis aureus strain Israel breed Guangdong linkage group 6, ZZ_aureus, whole genome shotgun sequence:
- the zgc:175214 gene encoding RING finger protein 122 yields the protein MQPFQWCNGCQCGLGSQRSEHYCSMGSDIYHLPLNVYVIVLGIGLFVFMLSLIFCCYLFRLKQQGTREQFSYNEVVLKGASKKLSLLGQTCAVCLEEFRTRDELGVCPCSHAFHKKCLLKWLEIRSVCPMCNKPILRLHSDAPQGAEGPMDPEEV from the exons ATGCAACCATTCCAATGGTGTAACG GATGCCAGTGTGGTTTGGGTTCTCAGCGTTCTGAACACTACTGCAGCATGGGGTCGGACATCTATCACCTGCCGCTCAATGTCTATGTCATTGTTCTGGGCATCGGCCTCTTCGTCTTCATGCTCAGCCTCATCTTCTGCTGCTACCTTTTCAG GTTGAAACAACAAGGAACTAGGGAGCAGTTCAGTTACAATGAG GTGGTGCTGAAGGGGGCAAGCAAAAAATTAAGCCTTCTTGGA CAAACCTGTGCAGTGTGTCTGGAAGAATTCAGGACCCGAGATGAGCTGGGAGTGTGTCCGTGCTCACATGCATTTCACAAGAA GTGCCTGCTTAAGTGGCTAGAGATCCGCAGCGTGTGCCCCATGTGTAACAAGCCCATCCTGCGGCTACACTCGGACGCTCCCCAGGGTGCCGAGGGGCCTATGGACCCAGAGGAGGTGTGA
- the LOC116331679 gene encoding calcium homeostasis modulator protein 1 — protein sequence MDKFRMMFQFLQSNQESFMNGICGIMALASAQMYSAFEFSCPCMPEYNYTYGIGLLLIPPIWFFLLGFVLNNNVSVLAEEWKRPTGKRTKDPTILRYMFCSITQRSLIAPAVWVSVTLMDGKSFLCAFSINLDIDRFGNSSVIQGMSETEKLKFLARIPCKDLFEDKELREAASRYIKCISQACGWMVLLMMTFTAFLIRAIRPCFTQAAFLKTKYWSHYIDIERKMFDETCKEHAKSFAKVCIQQYFENISGEMRSFHRHHSKHDSDNEDEDAWKSDEEKLLGIRAQDDMNKVLWNWHTCKPPLALRKEHEDGEKEGEMNGNINGEVNGFVKSHTHDVEKKEWAVYYSKV from the exons ATGGATAAGTTTCGTATGATGTTCCAGTTTCTCCAGTCCAACCAGGAGTCTTTTATGAATGGAATCTGTGGTATCATGGCACTAGCTAGTGCTCAAATGTACTCAGCGTTTGAGTTCAGCTGTCCCTGTATGCCAGAATATAACTACACCTATGGGATCGGACTGCTTCTTATTCCTCCCATATGGTTCTTTTTGTTAGGTTTTGTATTGAACAATAATGTGTCAGTGTTGGCAGAGGAGTGGAAAAGACCCACTGGGAAAAGAACGAAGGATCCAACAATCCTGCGCTACATGTTTTGCTCAATCACACAGAGATCTTTGATTGCCCCTGCAGTGTGGGTGTCTGTCACTCTCATGGATGGGAAGAGCTTCCTCTGCGCTTTCAGCATCAACTTGGATATTGACAGGTTTGGGAATTCCAGTGTTATTCAAGGAATGTCAGAGACGGAGAAGTTAAAATTCCTGGCACGTATCCCTTGCAAAGACCTGTTTGAGGATAAGGAATTAAGAGAGGCAGCATCAAGATACATCAAGTGTATATCTCAG GCATGCGGATGGATGGTTTTGCTCATGATGACCTTCACTGCCTTCCTGATCCGAGCTATTCGGCCATGCTTCACCCAGGCTGCCTTCCTCAAAACCAAATACTGGTCCCATTATATTGACATTGAACGCAAGATGTTCGATGAAACCTGTAAAGAGCACGCCAAGAGCTTTGCCAAGGTTTGCATCCAGCAATACTTTGAGAACATCAGCGGAGAGATGCGAAGCTTCCACCGCCATCACAGCAAACATGACAGCGACAACGAAGATGAAGACGCGTGGAAGAGTGATGAGGAAAAGCTGTTGGGTATCAGAGCCCAGGATGATATGAACAAAGTTTTGTGGAACTGGCACACCTGTAAGCCACCTCTGGCTCTGAGAAAAGAACATGAAGATGGTGAAAAAGAGGGGGAAATGAATGGAAACATTAATGGGGAAGTAAATGGGTTTGTAAAGAGCCACACTCACGATGTGGAGAAAAAAGAGTGGGCGGTGTATTACAGTAAGGTCTAA